Proteins co-encoded in one Gadus morhua chromosome 6, gadMor3.0, whole genome shotgun sequence genomic window:
- the ficd gene encoding protein adenylyltransferase FICD, whose product MTATTVWRDTGGRLLGGWGPLLCVLVGALMALVLPRVGVEDECCAKLKGIAHVRCQVWGRSQRHTVQSTSLTVPFTALDLLPYRSKPSKETEQEARAALQQAVEMKKLGKRDKAHRLLVHALNMNPDFVDALTELGTILEEEKDVVQADHLYTKALAISPCNQRALVSRDRTLPLVEEIDRRHFSVIDSKVRRLMSIPKGNSALRRVMEETYYHHIYHTVAIEGNTLTLSEIRHIIETRYAVPGKSLLEQSEAIGVDAAMKYINTTLLSRAGAIAVTDILEIHRRVLGYADPVEGGRLRTSQVFVGHHIPPHPQDLQRHMEELAQWLNSEEALQLHPVEYAALAHYKLVYVHPFVDGNGRTSRLLMNVVLMQARYPPITIRKEQRVEYYNALDTANEGDVRPFIRFIAKCTEITLDTLLIATSEHPVGLPGTGHEQACPDCQQTIPIHN is encoded by the exons ATGACTGCAACAACGGTGTGGCGAGACACCGGCGGTCGGCTTCTAGGAGGATGGGGTCCACTTCTTTGTGTTCTCGTCGGGGCTCTGATGGCACTGGTACTTCCCCGGGTTGGAGTCGAGGACGAGTGCTGTGCCAAATTAAAGGGCATTGCTCACGTACGGTGTCAGGTGTGGGGAAGGTCTCAACGGCACACCGTGCAGTCGACCAGTCTCACCGTCCCGTTCACAGCCCTCGACCTCCTTCCGTATAGGTCCAAGCCGAGCAAAG AGACGGAGCAGGAAGCACGAGCGGCTTTGCAGCAGGCTGTGGAGATGAAGAAACTGGGCAAGAGGGACAAGGCCCACAGACTACTGGTCCACGCGCTTAACATGAACCCAGACTTCGTGGACGCACTGACGGAGCTGGGCAccatcctggaggaggagaaggatgtgGTCCAGGCAGACCACCTCTACACCAAGGCCCTGGCCATCTCACCCTGCAACCAGAGGGCTCTGGTCAGCCGGGACCGCAcgctccccctggtggaggagaTTGACCGGCGCCACTTCAGCGTCATCGACAGCAAGGTGCGCCGGCTCATGTCCATCCCCAAAGGGAACTCGGCCCTGCGGCGCGTGATGGAGGAGACCTACTACCACCACATCTACCACACGGTGGCCATCGAGGGCAACACCCTCACGCTGTCGGAGATCCGCCACATCATCGAGACGCGCTACGCCGTCCCTGGCAAGAGCCTGCTGGAGCAGAGCGAGGCCATCGGCGTGGACGCCGCCATGAAGTACATCAACACCACGCTGCTGTCGCGGGCCGGCGCCATCGCCGTCACGGACATCCTGGAGATCCACCGGCGCGTGCTGGGCTACGCCGACCCGGTGGAGGGTGGCCGGCTGCGCACCAGCCAGGTGTTTGTGGGTCACCACATCCCGCCGCACCCCCAGGACCTACAGCGGCACATGGAGGAGCTGGCGCAGTGGCTCAACTCGGAGGAGGCGCTGCAGCTCCACCCCGTGGAGTACGCGGCGCTGGCCCACTACAAGCTGGTCTACGTGCATCCGTTCGTGGACGGGAACGGGCGCACGTCGCGCCTGCTGATGAACGTGGTGCTCATGCAGGCGCGCTACCCGCCCATCACCATACGCAAGGAGCAGCGGGTGGAGTACTACAACGCCCTGGACACGGCCAACGAGGGCGACGTGCGGCCCTTCATCCGCTTCATCGCCAAGTGCACGGAGATCACCCTGGACACGCTGCTTATCGCCACGTCAGAGCACCCCGTGGGGCTGCCTGGGACCGGCCACGAACAAGCCTGTCCTGACTGCCAACAGACCATCCCCATCCACAACTAG
- the LOC115545024 gene encoding chemokine-like receptor 1 isoform X1, whose translation MDLGDYDSGQYDNYTYNDDNETTIQESSSLPITGCFDSIICIALIIINVVIFILGFCGNAVVIWIAGFKMNKSVNTTWYLSLAISDLIFCACLPFGIAYLVMGEWIFGLVMCKLTSFVMFLNMFSSIFLLVVISVDRCVSVAFPVWAQNQRTVRKASAVVVLAWLMSITLSMPSMVFRDVSDHRGKVTCANNYTTYRHSHKYVAWSRLLGGFVVPFLIIIFCYSVIILKLTKNKMTKSTKPFKVMSALIATFFICWLPYHIFILLELNPHQLDVEILTIGLQVGTTIATANSFLNPFLYVFMGNDFKQKFKSSLLNKMENAMGEDGRTLSRYLSRSSSYDARASTHI comes from the coding sequence ATGGATTTAGGGGATTATGATTCCGGCCAGTATGACAACTACACTTACAATGACGATAACGAGACCACAATACAGGAGTCCTCTTCCCTACCCATCACAGGGTGTTTTGATTCGATTATCTGCATTGCACTCATTATCATCAACGTCGTCATCTTCATACTGGGCTTCTGCGGCAATGCTGTCGTGATTTGGATCGCCGGCTTCAAGATGAACAAGTCGGTGAACACCACCTGGTACCTGAGCCTGGCCATCTCTGACCTCATCTTCTGTGCCTGCTTGCCCTTTGGTATCGCGTACTTGGTGATGGGAGAGTGGATATTCGGCCTGGTCATGTGTAAGCTCACCTCCTTCGTCATGTTCCTCAACATGTTCAGCAGCATCTTCCTGCTGGTGGTCATCAGCGTAGACCGCTGCGTGTCTGTGGCTTTTCCCGTGTGGGCGCAGAACCAACGCACCGTCAGGAAGGCCTCAGCCGTGGTAGTCCTGGCCTGGTTGATGTCCATCACGCTCAGCATGCCCAGTATGGTGTTCCGTGACGTGTCCGACCACCGAGGGAAGGTAACATGCGCCAACAATTACACCACATATCGACACAGCCATAAGTACGTGGCGTGGAGCCGCCTCCTTGGAGGGTTCGTGGTGCCCTTCTTGATCATCATCTTCTGCTACTCTGTCATCATCCTCAAACTCACAAAGAATAAGATGACCAAATCGACCAAACCCTTCAAGGTCATGTCGGCCCTCATCGCCACATTCTTCATCTGCTGGCTTCCATACCACATCTTCATTCTGCTGGAGCTGAACCCCCACCAGTTAGATGTGGAGATCCTCACCATTGGACTACAGGTGGGCACGACTATTGCGACGGCCAACAGCTTCCTGAACCCGTTCCTCTATGTGTTCATGGGCAACGACTTCAAGCAGAAGTTCAAGAGTTCCCTGCTCAACAAAATGGAGAATGCTATGGGCGAAGACGGACGCACTCTCAGCCGGTACCTGTCCAGGTCCAGCTCTTATGACGCCAGGGCCTCTACACACATCTAG
- the LOC115545024 gene encoding chemokine-like receptor 1 isoform X2, which yields MDLGDYDSGQYDNYTYNDDNETTIQESSSLPITGCFDSIICIALIIINVVIFILGFCGNAVVIWIAGFKMNKSVNTTWYLSLAISDLIFCACLPFGIAYLVMGEWIFGLVMCKLTSFVMFLNMFSSIFLLVVISVDRCVSVAFPVWAQNQRTVRKASAVVVLAWLMSITLSMPSMVFRDVSDHRGKNKMTKSTKPFKVMSALIATFFICWLPYHIFILLELNPHQLDVEILTIGLQVGTTIATANSFLNPFLYVFMGNDFKQKFKSSLLNKMENAMGEDGRTLSRYLSRSSSYDARASTHI from the exons ATGGATTTAGGGGATTATGATTCCGGCCAGTATGACAACTACACTTACAATGACGATAACGAGACCACAATACAGGAGTCCTCTTCCCTACCCATCACAGGGTGTTTTGATTCGATTATCTGCATTGCACTCATTATCATCAACGTCGTCATCTTCATACTGGGCTTCTGCGGCAATGCTGTCGTGATTTGGATCGCCGGCTTCAAGATGAACAAGTCGGTGAACACCACCTGGTACCTGAGCCTGGCCATCTCTGACCTCATCTTCTGTGCCTGCTTGCCCTTTGGTATCGCGTACTTGGTGATGGGAGAGTGGATATTCGGCCTGGTCATGTGTAAGCTCACCTCCTTCGTCATGTTCCTCAACATGTTCAGCAGCATCTTCCTGCTGGTGGTCATCAGCGTAGACCGCTGCGTGTCTGTGGCTTTTCCCGTGTGGGCGCAGAACCAACGCACCGTCAGGAAGGCCTCAGCCGTGGTAGTCCTGGCCTGGTTGATGTCCATCACGCTCAGCATGCCCAGTATGGTGTTCCGTGACGTGTCCGACCACCGAGGGAAG AATAAGATGACCAAATCGACCAAACCCTTCAAGGTCATGTCGGCCCTCATCGCCACATTCTTCATCTGCTGGCTTCCATACCACATCTTCATTCTGCTGGAGCTGAACCCCCACCAGTTAGATGTGGAGATCCTCACCATTGGACTACAGGTGGGCACGACTATTGCGACGGCCAACAGCTTCCTGAACCCGTTCCTCTATGTGTTCATGGGCAACGACTTCAAGCAGAAGTTCAAGAGTTCCCTGCTCAACAAAATGGAGAATGCTATGGGCGAAGACGGACGCACTCTCAGCCGGTACCTGTCCAGGTCCAGCTCTTATGACGCCAGGGCCTCTACACACATCTAG
- the LOC115545022 gene encoding chemokine-like receptor 1, with protein MDLGDYDYGEYDNYTYSENDSLTTIQESFSLPVTGCFDSIACVALIIINVVTFILGFCGNAVVIWIAGFKMNKSVNTTWYLSLAISDFIFCACLPFGIAYLAMGEWIFGLVMCKLTSFVMFLNMFSSIFLLVVISADRCVSVAFPVWAQNQRTVRKASAVVVLAWLMSITLSMPSMVFRDVSDHRGKVTCVNNYHTYRHSHKYVAWSRFLGGFVVPFLIIIFCYSVIILKLTKNKMTKSTKPFKVMSALIATFFICWLPYHIFILLELNPQQFDVEILTIGLQVGTTIATANSFLNPFLYVFMGNDFKQKFKSSLLNKMENAMGEDGRTLSRYLSRSSSYDARASTHI; from the coding sequence ATGGATTTAGGGGATTATGATTACGGCGAGTACGACAACTACACTTACAGTGAAAATGATAGCCTGACCACAATACAGGAGTCATTTTCCCTACCCGTCACAGGGTGTTTTGATTCGATTGCCTGCGTTgcactcatcatcatcaacgtCGTCACCTTCATACTGGGCTTCTGCGGCAATGCTGTCGTGATTTGGATCGCCGGCTTCAAGATGAACAAATCGGTGAACACCACCTGGTACCTGAGCCTGGCCATCTCTGACTTCATCTTCTGTGCCTGCTTGCCCTTTGGTATCGCGTACTTGGCGATGGGAGAGTGGATATTCGGCCTGGTCATGTGTAAGCTCACCTCCTTCGTCATGTTCCTCAACATGTTCAGCAGCATCTTCCTGCTGGTGGTCATCAGCGCAGACCGCTGCGTGTCTGTGGCGTTTCCCGTGTGGGCGCAGAACCAACGCACCGTCAGGAAGGCCTCAGCCGTGGTGGTCCTGGCCTGGTTGATGTCCATCACGCTTAGCATGCCCAGTATGGTGTTCCGTGACGTGTCCGACCACCGAGGGAAGGTAACATGCGTCAACAATTACCACACGTATCGACACAGCCACAAGTACGTGGCGTGGAGCCGCTTCCTTGGAGGGTTCGTGGTGCCCTTCTTGATCATCATCTTCTGCTACTCTGTCATCATCCTCAAACTCACAAAGAATAAGATGACCAAATCGACCAAACCCTTCAAGGTCATGTCGGCCCTCATCGCCACATTCTTCATCTGCTGGCTTCCATACCACATCTTCATTCTGCTGGAGCTGAACCCCCAGCAGTTCGATGTGGAGATCCTCACCATTGGACTACAGGTGGGCACGACTATTGCGACGGCCAACAGCTTCCTGAACCCGTTCCTCTATGTGTTCATGGGCAACGACTTCAAGCAGAAGTTCAAGAGTTCCCTGCTCAACAAAATGGAGAATGCTATGGGCGAAGACGGACGCACTCTCAGCCGGTACCTGTCCAGGTCCAGCTCTTATGACGCCAGGGCCTCTACACACATCTAG